The DNA segment aattaatgaggttgtcaggACTCGAACCTGGACCAACGATTGAAGAGGCTCTGATAGTATTTCATGGAACCAATTTAACTAAAAGCTTAAACCGATAGTTAAAGTCCAATCATTGATCTTATACAAATATTTTACTCAATTAATGAGAACAATCATCTTGTGCTTATTCTCTTATAAAAACAAACTATGACTAATTTGAAACAACCAAAATCCAAAATACAAACATACCAACCCTCTACTCATAACAAAATGGAGCACAGCTTGTGCTTGGATTTTAACATGAGACGATTACAAGACCATAAAAAGGAAAAACACAGGCTATGCTCCCAATTTATTACAAGCATATTACCAAATGAATTTCTGCAACTTCGTTGTCGTGGTTAATATAAATGTGCAAAAAATAAGTAACAAAAAATTGAAACCAACTAAGACAGGCATTAGCTGAATTTGAGAGAtatgaatgttgttattgctgCAAATCTCTTCATGTAGCTGCCCAATCTTTTCGGATCTCGAAGGTGTAGTTTATCTCCAAGTAGCACTTATTATCATCATCAAGAAACTGAGCAAACCAAACACAAAAACTCAGGGAAGCTAGCACAAAACATATACATCAAGATATCAAGTATAGAGTTGAGCTTTGGCCTCTAAGGAAACCGAAGCAGATTGCCAAACTCTTTACTGTTCAGCAAATTAAATGGAGAAGACAGATTGTAAAATCGGGCATTCTCTAATGATCTTAATCACATACATGGAGCTCGTTTCAGAAAATGGGTAGCTTTGATTTTTGGTTTGGAAGTCTAGCGCTACTTAAATTAAAACCTGATTTGGATAATTTCATTACATGCTCTTCATATATACAATACAATCTGATACCAAACACATTGGTCCCCATCCAAATGCATAATCATAATCACATTGAAAGCAGTTAGTTGATTTTCTTAAGCTAAATTTCCATCACTTGGTCAAGCATATCGACAGCAACCAAAACAAAAGAATAAAGTTTTTACTTCAGGAATCTGCATAACTGAGTCTAAAAGTAGCATACAAAATTGAGACAACTTGTTGAGAGCcactaatcaataaaaaaacagACCCTAAATACCTTTGATTTTGCTGAATATTGTCCTCTGGCAAACATGCCTGATGGGGTGTTCTCTTCCGGCATCGTAAGTGTGTAAGGTTCTGGCTGAGGACTAAATGTTCCAAGCATCTCTTTTGTGGTGTCCACTGAAATATAGGTCAGTTTTAAAGCACACATTCAGATTTCTAAAAGATAAGCCCTTCCCTGCCATGTATTAGGATGTTGATAGCTTACCCTTCACGCCGGTTTTCCAGACAGTGTTCGTGTATTTGAGCCCAGATACAATGTTGTTGCTCACTTGGATGGTAAACATCAAGTTGTAAGGACTACCTTCTTTCAAGGTAAACCACGTCCCCTTCACTTTTCCGTCTTCAGGAACAGATAGGACAATGTCAGGTCTGCCCGGGGAGATGATTGACAGACTAAGAATTTTCACTTCTGGATCTAGAGTTTCTGTAATGTATACAAGACAGACAGAAAGTCAAATTTGTCAAAACTGAGAAGAACAAACACAACAAGTTTTCCCTGGAAAACATAGTTAATTCTGGgcctatataattatttctatcTAACACATTTTCTTTATCCATGTAAAAGTTTTACCAATCAAACATTCAACAATAAGGGTTGCCGATCAAAAATACCCGAAGCATATGCTATGCTCGAGAAATTCTATTGTGATTCTGTTCCATTCCTTACCAATCCAAATATGAAATTTTGCACAAGGACATCTCGTAATTCTTTGCTTGAACATATATATAAGCATCAATACGAGATATTAAAAACAAACAGAAACTGGGGAATTAAAGACCTTGAAAAGCCCCAAATTCCAATTAGAACCTAAAAGTTGAGAATACACAAGCACAAAAACTTGATTAAGAAAAAAGGAATTTGCAGAATGTACCTCCAATATTTTCAATGTCCACACTCCCAAGAAGCTGTTCCTTCCATTTCCTAAGGCTTTCGTCATCCTGAAATTCGCAattcatcaacatataattacaaagagaaatgaACCAAtttgaaagaaagaaagaaagaaagaaacctTATCCTTTTCAAGCTGTTCTTTGAGGGTACATTGAGGACCAAGCTGAATAGTGTTGTCTgttccttcatcatcatcatcatcttgatCAGTAACAGAAATAGAACTCTCACTCATTTGTCTCGCCAATCttttttcctcttcttctccgGAAACCTCATTTTGGGTTGTTTTCTCTGCTTCTTCAGTTTTGTCGTCGCTAAGACCCATTGTACTACTTGAAACAGACTCAACAGCCAAAGACATCAAATCATCGACAGTGAAATTGGACCCAACTCAAAGTCAAGACCTTTGTATGTGCAGAAAACCCATTAATCTTGAGGAAATCATAGTCCGAAAAATTGAATCTTTTTTCTATTTGAATGTCTATATAAGAGGCCCCAATTGAACATgcatagaaagaaagaaagaaagaaagaaaaaggaaaaaagaagcagaagagaaaagagaaagagggtTAGCTAGTTAATGGAAGATGGAAATGAAAGGGTAGTTTAGTAAGTAGAGAAAAAGTCATGTGGTGATCCGAAATATGAGAAGGAACGTGAATGTCACCTATTGGGAAATAAGAGATTGACTCTTTCCTTTTCATAAATTATGGTGGATGGATATTCATGAATCATGATCACAAAGTGGTCCTATTTCTTTATAATTAATGATTACTCATGCATCATTTTGAATTAGTGGTCCCTCACTCTTTATCAATTATCATGGGATTCTTCAAACTTTGCATTTTCAGCCCTTCATTTTGGATAACTTCTTAATCTAGGGCTAAAGGATCACATTTACTCACCAAATCataaattgttttaaattttttacaaGTATACTACTACCCACATAatcttttgtttaatttttaaatactCTAATTCTTCATGATTATTATATgacaattatttatataatgaAGCAGAGGAAGGACGCTGTTTCTGTGTTAACAGTAACCCCAATTTACAATCGTTCAAATATCTAATCGCTAAAATCTCTAATTACAACCGTAACTTAAAAATACCTTCTAAAATACTTATAGCCCCTCATCATCACCATCTTAGAAAACAATGCACACAAACTCCTCCACCAATCACCGCACACAGATTGCATCGACCAACAACACCTCTCCATgtgtttttctctctcttgttaGTTACATTCTCTCTAATTAttttttgtctttttctttAGCTCATAAGGCAAACTTTTCTATATTAGTGAgtgtatttttcttgttttccctACTGAGAAATTAATAAGGATTCATTTGATCCTTACCTCATTCACATTCATTCTTATGATATCCGAGCAAATCTAACTCTGATGAGCCCAACTCTTTTCTTTATTCGCGAACCTTCAGACTGGGAACCCTTATCATCTTTCAGCAAATGAAAACCCCAACTCTCTCCTTAGTGACCCATGTCCTTACGAGCCCTAATTACCATCAATAATCACGATTAACCAAGGTGGCTTTCAAGtcgaaaaataagtttttctttGTAGATGGAACGATCACACCTCCAATCCCAGACGAAACCTTATATACAAATTGGCAACGCTGCAATAATATGGCCAGCTCTTGGTTCTTTCATGTGGTTTCACAACTTATAACACAAAGCATAATCTCAGTAGACAATGCATCTGAGACCTGGAAAGACCTAAAAGGTAGATTTTCACAGGGAGACTCATTGAAAATCTTAGAGCTAAAGCGAGAGATCCATAATTTCAAACAAGGAGAGCACATCGTAACATAATACTACACAAGATTGAAGATCTTGCATGATGAACTTCTCAACCTTAGTAATGCCAAAATGCAATTATGACCCAACTTGTAGTTGTAGGGCTTTCAATACCTTGATAGAATAACAAGATGCATATCAAGTTATCACATTCTTGCAAGGCCTGAATGAAGGGTATTCCACAGTTTGTTCTTAAATTTATGGAGCCACTTCCATCACTGAATAAAGTTTTTGCCTTGTCAATCCAACATAACAGGCAAATGGGACAAACCTTTTTGCCAAAACATGTAATGAACACGTGAGGCACACCTTTTACAAGTTCTGTCAACACACAgaaaacgaatcaaaacaacaaacaacaatggatgaaactccaaaaaaacaaaactaatctcGTAGGTCAAATATCAAAAAAGCTAGTCATTATGCACCTATTATGGGGGCACATGACACACCGAAGACATATGTTATAAGAAGCATGTATATCCACCCACCTTTGTCAATTGCAACATGGGAAACAACAACCAATATCGATTTAACTAACAAAGTTTTTGACTTTATGGTTAATAAAATCGAAttactaaaatgaaattttattgcaaaaaataaaataaaaattgtttactactttattaataataataaaatatgttaTAGCTATCGGAAtcaaatgaaatatatattgacGATATTGCTAACGGTGAATGACAAAATTCACATGGTCATTAAAGTCCATGTGAACATTCCTGATAttgagattataaatcatgaccAAAAATTTGAGAAAGCatctttataaatataaaatagttGAAGCAAATGGTTATTTCAGAATCGATAGTTTGCAGgtgtaaagaaaaataattcCAATTATATTGAGTCAATCTCTTATCTTTTTATTAGTATTACTATTAGATTTTGATtcgatgaaaaagaaaaagaaattttgaTGTTTTATAACTTTCCTCATTGATGCAATCAATTGAAAACTTATGATTTTACTTTGAAATTGCAATATCGGTGCTCACCACCACCATCAAGGGCATAGAAGCTCCTTCCCTTCCTCTTCATTGAGTTCACTCAATTCCATATAATTGTTTTATTGTTTCAGTTAGTGATTATACTCTGTGGTCtcagaatatatatttttcccCTTTATTTTTAGGTTGCTTCAATTTGAATATATTTGATGGTTCTATTGAGAATTTTAGTTGCCTAAATATCCATATTTTCCCTGAAGTTGCTGGTTGGTTAATTCtactttatttgaaaattagagTTCATTCCCTATTTAGGAATTAAGGTCATTCAACTCTTTTTGTACGTTGGATTACCACCTTCACTGATTATATCAACGATGCTAAAATGCTCATTCTTTGAGTAGTAAAGAATTTCTTCCATTTCCTTTCATTTTAATACGTTATAGTTTTTGTCAAACCTGGCCTAAAATAAGATCAAATAAGAaggtgagacattaccactgacttatATAAAGCAATAGCAGTATCTCTCAATAAGGAGAAAAGTCAAACCAAAGAGAATTCAACAATATAAGCAACAAAATTCTAGTTTTTAGCTAAAACGACCTATACATGTTGTTTGTATCATAACTGCTTCGTACAGAGTCCGGTTGagacgattcaaaaacccctggaaacatAAGATAAAAATTAAGAACTTTCATTTGAAACTCAATAACCGATTCTGCCAATaactggtcgaaaaatgcagcACAAGGTTCAtatacgaatctgattttcAACAGCACCTATATTgacaattctctattatctctagctcaaagttgTAATTTACTTATCATATCCCATATCACACCATTCCACAAGTTCTCAACCtcagctaattatatatatgtatataacacATACCAAATAACTTATCAAGGTTACAACAAGATTACTCCAACACAAAAGCACTTAGAAGTGCATTCCTTAACATTCTTTCTATACACTAATTACCAAACAAAAGGACAATACCAAAATCAAGTTATACAACTTTTCTTAAACATATACTATCAATATGTATGTATATGAACAAAATGAATGCAATATCCTAGAGACTACTTGAATCTCGTAGCCGTAACCGAACCTctccctaggatcgagtacccctctcggtaccttgcacttTTTCGCCtaaaaaaacgttaaaaacatttgaaaaaatgagataaacatctcaataagaaactatcaactatagaaaccaactttacttaacaacaacaacaacatcaaatccttagtcccgaaatgattcggggtcgggtaatatgaaccatcatataaaaccatgAAATCATGttgtgtcagcgacacaaattcgctccctccactccatcctatccactaccatattttcctcaattcccagtaaactcatatcactctcgatcaccctcctccaagtttgcttaggtcttcccctacccctcaccactacatccctttgccactcttcggtcctCCTAACCAGCGCATCAaggctctacgtctcacatggacaaaccaccttagttggttttctctcattttattctcaatagatgtaacccctatttttgtcctaattatttcattactcacctgatcctttctcgtatgaccacacatccatctcaatatACCCATCTCCGCCACcaacatcttatggatgtgatagtgtttcactgcccaacactccgtaccatataactgtaggaaaatagacaagcctaggtgtagcggaataataaaattttatctatttcccttttccaagatctgttaattgttatttcatacaaggaaGGATAGAAAGCAATACCTTTAATGAAGAAttatctacggttgcaaacgaagtgcccacaacttcttataaTCAACACGTGAGCAACGAACatttttgttcaacacagaaaacagaactaatcagtaatcaacctttaaagtatagcaatcacaatgattgcctctaacagaaatcgatacgagatcaaagagggagtaagaaataaagtaaattagtcGAGATGAAAGACGGAACAGTTCCTCTTCTCCTTcttatgtgtgtgtgtgtcgAAATATGTAGGCTatggagtctatttatagacttctcaaaaccctaatcctagttgtgttaggtaattaattaattagaatcttattcagaataggattactaattagataattaaacaaacaatttattattatctaaataataactaattatatttagataattattattaatcaaattaataattcaattattgttagggataaataattagagtttcaatcacataaaacttctaattaatattatcagataatcttttaatttaatttataaccataatctaattataattattaaatcaaactaatatccctatttaatatataaatttcggcccatgcactatgtctcactaatttacactttcatcctccgattccaagtcccatatgcgacccattaggttctttattgccactagccgtatatatcctttgaaattattcatcacgattaattccaacatatatataatggaataccatcgcgagctgttactagcagaacctatgatattcccccagagcaattaagaagtcaggttgataactgacgttaacctttctgcattaggtacagtataatacgatccttcatcaactatatcctgttggtcaattccttataaccatagAACGTGTCAATGTTACATATAATGAAGagtctgttttacttgtacaggttgaattcactctgaaagataagttaagtgaaatattcatttctactcttaactctatcaccttgcaaggatttcagttaattcaccacaagcggccatttggatatatctcccacttatcgggagtgacgaatgctcaatctgacatgaactattctgcaattactttgtgtgatacccaaccctgctctcacacaccccaggctctcacctgttggatcgtgctcgcacagaatcaaagtatcagactccgtaatctagaatcactaattaacgaatgtttgagtctgaggattagttatacctactaataccaatgagatgaacagttgacacattagataaatcaatccattctgttatctcaagtcgggtcccaatactaatgaactccttcaccggatccatgtaactgtctagatatctgaatatctaaagcttgtgagatcagctttctgtctcgacagaaaacactgttacattcaagtctcaacagtaatatgccaacccctataacatattacttgacttgggttaactttaagtctattggtctattataaagtacagtctcacttcatgcttgtatgaacactttataactacttaaataaacttagggttactttctttatcaaagatttgtgcctttatatatagttacattttaatgctatatatctgattaaacaaatgatcaaataaacaatttattcattaatattaatatcctaaaacaattgtctttaggacactaaactccaacaataacaatgctggtctgattgccgtgcggtagaattttcccctcaatctattaggcatgtcggggtcacaaaggaaaccagtagcactcttccacttcgaccaaccagatttaatcctatgagcaacatctccatctacttctccatccgtttggataatagatcctaaataccggaagcaatctgaggcctgaacaactctcccatctagggtgattgtccctgcctccctactcctatggccgctaaacttacactccaaatattttgtcttacttcggcttaacttaaagcctctagattctagagtttgtctccatagttccaacttcctctccactccttctttcgtctcatcaaccaacacaatatcatctgcaaacaacatgcaccatggtattaTTGGTCCCGTGgaacgtgacaatattagttccaagggggggataggaactattcaaaaaaTTTGTCCGCTAAGGCTGACTtcctttttttaagaaaaggtttacacagcggtgctgagtagtttaagacacaagcttagtcaactggtgactaagtctgtttcttttcttgagtcaggagatagcactaacgtctattcctgaactcagcttctcagtgcactcaactcagcgtgagtttgttactaagtcagttttatagcaagcaatatataaaggagttaagggttagaaatatgttactcagcagacatatcctggttcggcctctccgcctatgtctagtccccggaactcgttccgagctttttgaatcctctactgagctctttaaaggtagaacaCAAAACCTTTTATAAcaaaagctgagtatacaagagtaccttcctctattcctctactcactcctattactaccgctgagtactataaccgagtactcggcttctcctttctatacttctagaaatgataagtgtttgtcctaaacaacaattgctaagacactttatatgaataagatcactctagacttttacacgagattggaattggtgtaagatttgctttgcttttcttacagaacttcaagtatcaatttggtcagcatttcgacttgattgaagatctgcatcgaatgaagcatttgagaggcctatttatagtgacacttcaagcaccggtgatttcgaatttcgaaataaccgttggaggcaaacggcttcctgtcgctttcactcagtacgtgctcagcgtcttcggccaatcatattcttgtatcttctgtcttcgccaGTGCTCatcagcttttcgtcagatgaaacagaatgttcccacatttatgataaagtcttccagacagcttcctgcgccttctgagctttacccaaagtagaaatactttgtctccaagtttattcTGTTCTcgcgctgacttgtacttcttgtcgttcaactcagcagcttcatcttaaAGCTATtggtagaaggcttctcgatccttcttggtGCTGGGCTTGT comes from the Euphorbia lathyris chromosome 5, ddEupLath1.1, whole genome shotgun sequence genome and includes:
- the LOC136230806 gene encoding rho GDP-dissociation inhibitor 1-like, with amino-acid sequence MSLAVESVSSSTMGLSDDKTEEAEKTTQNEVSGEEEEKRLARQMSESSISVTDQDDDDDEGTDNTIQLGPQCTLKEQLEKDKDDESLRKWKEQLLGSVDIENIGETLDPEVKILSLSIISPGRPDIVLSVPEDGKVKGTWFTLKEGSPYNLMFTIQVSNNIVSGLKYTNTVWKTGVKVDTTKEMLGTFSPQPEPYTLTMPEENTPSGMFARGQYSAKSKFLDDDNKCYLEINYTFEIRKDWAAT